From a single Cyclobacterium marinum DSM 745 genomic region:
- a CDS encoding RagB/SusD family nutrient uptake outer membrane protein, with product MINKIVYSGVAFLLVACTDLTTNPRQSLTPEVALNDVSGYQSVANSMYNRATSFGYYGQTMMIAPEILADNLKTIANTGRYQGEEANSDRDHINIWGLAVYGGINDANLIIEGIDDEEVSGDEDVKSFIKAEAYFMRALFYFDLCRVYGYEPGKEVSGFNLGPIMRLTPTLVASAANEYLSRSTVEEVYEQIESDLLAAIPLVGYAPIGSDGVYYANTGAALTLLARLYLYWGKMAEAEEAASYAMEIMGLLTNGEGLLEADQYVQGFSRAPHPESLFELELRLVDWSDGDGVNNSLNSLVADNEPAAQFIIGASDDLMAAYEEGDVRKNCWSATTREGVEGDVYASRKWTGYKGDFLENLPILRASELYLIRAEARYETNPSGARADINALRSRRGLGAIDNLLSGEALLNRILLERRLEFALEGHRWFDLKRNGKDIPKHDGFLDVPYTDYRILSNIPLDEITLNEKLEQNPGY from the coding sequence ATGATAAATAAAATAGTTTATTCGGGTGTAGCATTTCTTTTGGTTGCCTGTACTGATTTGACTACCAACCCTAGGCAAAGTCTTACGCCGGAAGTTGCATTGAATGACGTATCCGGTTACCAGTCTGTTGCCAATTCCATGTACAATAGAGCTACAAGTTTCGGATATTATGGCCAAACCATGATGATCGCACCTGAAATATTGGCGGACAATTTAAAAACAATCGCCAATACTGGAAGGTACCAAGGAGAGGAGGCCAATAGTGATAGAGACCATATCAATATTTGGGGACTGGCTGTCTATGGAGGAATAAATGATGCCAACCTAATTATCGAAGGGATTGATGATGAAGAGGTTTCAGGAGATGAAGATGTAAAGTCATTTATTAAGGCAGAGGCCTATTTTATGCGGGCACTTTTTTACTTTGACCTGTGCAGGGTTTATGGGTACGAGCCGGGTAAAGAGGTAAGTGGATTCAATTTGGGACCTATCATGAGATTAACCCCAACTTTAGTAGCCTCAGCCGCCAATGAGTACCTTTCAAGGTCTACAGTAGAAGAAGTATACGAACAAATAGAAAGCGACCTTTTGGCAGCTATTCCCTTGGTGGGATACGCCCCTATCGGTTCTGATGGGGTATATTATGCCAATACAGGAGCAGCTTTAACCCTCCTTGCACGACTTTACTTATACTGGGGCAAAATGGCAGAAGCAGAGGAGGCTGCATCTTATGCGATGGAAATTATGGGCTTACTTACCAATGGTGAAGGTTTGCTGGAAGCAGACCAGTACGTCCAAGGTTTTTCCAGAGCTCCGCATCCTGAATCTTTGTTTGAACTAGAGTTAAGACTTGTAGACTGGTCGGATGGAGACGGGGTCAATAATTCCTTAAACTCCCTTGTCGCTGACAATGAACCTGCTGCACAGTTTATTATTGGGGCATCCGATGATTTGATGGCTGCCTATGAAGAGGGAGATGTTCGAAAAAACTGCTGGTCAGCTACCACAAGGGAGGGCGTAGAAGGAGATGTATATGCCAGTAGGAAATGGACTGGTTATAAGGGAGATTTTTTGGAAAACCTACCTATTTTAAGGGCCTCAGAACTCTATTTAATCAGGGCAGAGGCAAGGTATGAAACCAATCCTTCCGGTGCTCGTGCAGATATAAATGCCCTGCGTTCCAGGCGAGGGCTAGGTGCGATTGATAACCTTTTATCCGGAGAGGCATTGCTCAACCGTATTTTATTGGAAAGAAGGTTGGAATTTGCTCTTGAAGGACATCGCTGGTTTGACCTGAAAAGAAATGGGAAGGATATCCCCAAACATGATGGATTTCTGGATGTGCCCTACACCGATTACCGTATTTTGTCGAATATTCCTTTGGATGAAATCACATTGAATGAAAAACTAGAACAAAACCCCGGCTACTAA
- a CDS encoding DUF4843 domain-containing protein yields MKKDRQYKVLAWVLFLGLMAGNISCMEDSGFGILWEGMEVEFDEASLPNNTIQKIVTKSSDNQVDQEHVRINLVGAQVNTPIEVELGVDPISTAIEGVHYNMETNKVTIPANSSFVDVPIEILTGNLASDELPDLVLTIIDAGETKISTNYHQLTIAIRLSCPSELAGVYTSVTVGSFGTVNYQVTITELEPFTYRISDITGGVYSELYGENDNPAVFSELCGEITMTEQADNVFDRAVFTGSGTVNADGTIRISWENEVAELSGITTLTPSGN; encoded by the coding sequence ATGAAAAAAGATAGACAGTATAAGGTGTTAGCATGGGTGTTGTTCCTTGGTTTGATGGCAGGAAATATTTCTTGCATGGAAGACTCAGGGTTTGGTATCCTGTGGGAGGGAATGGAAGTTGAATTTGACGAAGCGTCTTTGCCCAATAATACCATTCAGAAAATCGTTACCAAATCTAGTGACAATCAGGTGGACCAAGAGCATGTACGCATTAACTTGGTGGGTGCTCAAGTCAATACTCCAATTGAAGTGGAACTAGGCGTGGACCCCATATCTACCGCAATAGAAGGTGTACATTACAATATGGAGACAAATAAAGTTACCATACCAGCCAATAGTAGTTTTGTGGATGTTCCGATAGAAATTCTTACCGGAAATTTGGCAAGTGATGAACTGCCGGATCTTGTGTTGACCATCATTGATGCCGGAGAAACTAAAATAAGTACCAATTACCACCAACTGACGATAGCAATTAGACTTTCATGTCCTTCTGAACTTGCCGGGGTTTATACTTCGGTTACAGTAGGTTCTTTTGGAACAGTAAACTATCAAGTAACCATTACAGAATTAGAGCCATTTACCTATAGGATATCAGACATCACGGGTGGTGTATATTCAGAACTATACGGAGAGAATGATAATCCTGCAGTATTTTCTGAATTGTGTGGAGAAATTACCATGACAGAGCAAGCGGATAATGTATTTGATAGAGCAGTATTCACAGGCTCCGGTACAGTAAATGCCGATGGAACCATTAGGATTAGTTGGGAAAATGAGGTGGCCGAGTTGAGTGGCATTACCACCCTAACCCCTTCGGGAAATTGA